The Rhizobium sp. BT03 genome has a window encoding:
- a CDS encoding fumarate hydratase, translating into MADDLFPLGKDATPYRKISSDHVSVDSFKGQEILTVEPEGIRLLAETAFADINHLLRPGHLKQLASILADPEATDNDRFVAYDLLKNANIAAGGVLPMCQDTGTAIIMGKKGRRVWTEGGDTSALARGVMDAYEKKNLRYSQLAPVKMFEEKNTRNNLPAQIDIYEEGTDAYEFLFVAKGGGSANKTFLYQGTPSLLTHDRMIDFLKEKILTLGTAACPPYHLAIVIGGTSAEMNLKTVKLASTRYLDELPTEGSESGHAFRDLEMEKEIHKLTQQMGVGAQFGGKYFCHDVRVIRLPRHGASLPIGLGVSCSADRQAKGKITRDGIFIEQLETDPSKYMPEIDEAKLSESTVHIDLNRPMAEVLAELSRHPVKTRLSLTGTIIVARDLAHAKIRERLEKGEGMPDYLKNHPVYYAGPAKTPAGYASGSFGPTTAGRMDSYVDQFQSFGGSMVMLAKGNRSRAVREACKKHGGFYLGSIGGPAARLAQDCIRKVEVFEYPELGMEAVWKIEVEDFPAFIVIDDKGSDFFQELNLG; encoded by the coding sequence ATGGCTGACGATCTCTTCCCGCTCGGCAAGGATGCCACCCCCTATCGCAAGATCAGCAGCGACCATGTCTCGGTCGACAGCTTCAAGGGCCAGGAGATCCTGACCGTCGAGCCGGAAGGCATCCGCCTGCTTGCCGAAACCGCCTTTGCCGATATCAACCACCTGCTGCGCCCCGGCCACCTGAAGCAGCTCGCCTCGATCCTCGCCGACCCCGAGGCAACCGACAATGACCGCTTCGTCGCTTACGACCTGTTGAAGAATGCCAACATCGCCGCCGGCGGCGTGCTGCCGATGTGCCAGGATACCGGCACGGCGATCATCATGGGCAAGAAGGGCCGCCGGGTCTGGACCGAGGGCGGCGATACTTCAGCCCTCGCCCGCGGCGTCATGGATGCCTATGAAAAGAAGAACCTGCGTTATTCGCAGCTCGCGCCGGTGAAAATGTTCGAGGAGAAGAATACCAGGAACAACCTGCCGGCCCAGATCGACATCTATGAGGAAGGCACCGACGCCTATGAATTCCTCTTCGTGGCCAAGGGCGGCGGCTCGGCCAACAAGACCTTCCTCTACCAGGGCACGCCGTCGCTTCTGACGCATGACCGGATGATCGACTTCCTCAAGGAGAAGATCCTGACGTTAGGGACGGCAGCCTGTCCCCCCTACCATCTGGCGATCGTCATCGGCGGCACCTCGGCCGAGATGAACCTGAAAACCGTCAAGCTCGCCTCGACCCGCTATCTCGACGAGCTGCCGACCGAGGGTTCCGAGAGCGGTCACGCCTTCCGCGATCTCGAGATGGAGAAGGAAATCCACAAGCTGACGCAGCAGATGGGCGTCGGCGCCCAGTTCGGCGGCAAGTATTTCTGTCATGACGTGCGCGTCATCCGCCTGCCCCGCCACGGCGCCTCGCTGCCGATCGGCCTCGGCGTCTCCTGTTCCGCCGACCGCCAGGCCAAGGGCAAGATCACCCGCGACGGCATCTTCATCGAACAGCTGGAAACCGATCCGTCGAAATACATGCCCGAGATCGACGAAGCGAAACTGTCGGAATCGACCGTCCATATCGACCTCAACCGGCCGATGGCCGAAGTGCTGGCCGAACTTTCCAGGCATCCGGTCAAGACGCGCCTGTCGCTCACCGGCACGATCATCGTCGCCCGCGACCTGGCGCACGCCAAGATCCGCGAGCGGCTGGAAAAGGGCGAAGGCATGCCCGATTATCTGAAAAACCACCCGGTGTACTATGCCGGCCCGGCCAAGACGCCCGCCGGATACGCCTCCGGCTCCTTCGGCCCGACGACGGCCGGCCGCATGGACAGCTACGTCGACCAGTTCCAGTCCTTCGGCGGCTCGATGGTGATGCTCGCCAAGGGCAACCGCTCGCGCGCCGTGCGCGAGGCCTGCAAGAAACATGGCGGCTTCTATCTCGGCTCGATCGGCGGCCCCGCAGCCCGCCTCGCCCAGGACTGCATCCGCAAGGTCGAAGTCTTCGAATATCCCGAACTCGGCATGGAAGCGGTCTGGAAGATCGAGGTCGAAGACTTCCCTGCCTTCATCGTCATCGACGACAAGGGCAGTGATTTCTTCCAGGAATTGAACCTGGGCTGA
- a CDS encoding GGDEF domain-containing protein has product MNTAVAPKVQVPDVAGQITYAMRSMGVAPIPRNYELFYEAYIGSNPALTRELSALGSQATQAELDALGAQYFTSSPARVVDDAHSRISGELDGLLRILRQEQSSLESYTRLLGETHKRITSKSNASVELIENAIELLSQATGDTMAHGERTVEDVVQRSQEMDQVRKELDEYKRIANTDSLTRLSNRRAFDERLAAVFNNPGMRPVTALLLADIDNFKKINDTYGHPVGDKILATVASVIRSNVRRDVFVARAGGEEFALIIDGNTPEEITAIAERIRRTLETTPFKNSRTRVNYGPITVSIGICMASSAEDAGELYSKTDIALYGAKNAGRNCTILYQDGMQKDFTKSWLIYKS; this is encoded by the coding sequence ATGAATACGGCTGTCGCGCCCAAGGTGCAGGTTCCCGATGTCGCGGGCCAGATCACCTATGCCATGCGCTCGATGGGCGTTGCGCCGATACCGCGCAATTACGAACTCTTCTACGAGGCCTATATCGGCTCCAATCCGGCGTTGACACGGGAGCTTTCAGCCCTTGGCAGCCAGGCGACGCAGGCCGAACTCGATGCGCTCGGCGCGCAATATTTCACCAGCAGCCCGGCCCGCGTCGTCGACGACGCCCATAGCCGCATATCCGGCGAACTCGACGGCCTGCTCCGGATCCTGAGACAGGAGCAGAGTTCGCTGGAAAGCTATACTAGGCTGCTTGGCGAAACCCATAAGCGCATCACCTCCAAGAGCAATGCCAGCGTCGAGCTGATCGAAAACGCCATCGAGCTCCTCAGCCAGGCGACCGGCGACACCATGGCGCACGGCGAACGCACCGTCGAGGACGTCGTTCAGCGCTCGCAGGAGATGGACCAGGTCCGCAAGGAATTGGACGAATACAAGCGTATCGCCAACACCGATTCGCTGACGCGCCTTTCCAACCGCCGCGCCTTCGACGAGCGCCTTGCCGCCGTCTTCAACAATCCCGGCATGCGGCCGGTGACGGCCCTGCTGCTTGCCGATATCGACAACTTCAAGAAGATCAACGACACCTACGGCCATCCCGTCGGCGACAAAATCCTCGCCACCGTCGCCTCCGTCATCCGCAGCAATGTCCGCCGCGACGTCTTCGTCGCCCGCGCCGGCGGCGAGGAATTCGCGCTGATCATCGATGGCAATACGCCAGAGGAAATCACCGCAATCGCCGAGCGCATCCGCCGCACGCTGGAAACCACCCCGTTCAAGAATTCCCGCACGCGGGTCAATTACGGCCCGATCACCGTCTCGATCGGCATCTGCATGGCCTCCAGCGCCGAGGATGCCGGCGAACTCTACAGCAAGACCGACATCGCCCTCTACGGCGCCAAGAATGCCGGCCGCAACTGCACCATCCTCTATCAGGACGGCATGCAGAAGGATTTCACCAAGAGCTGGCTGATCTATAAGAGCTGA